One genomic segment of Gottschalkia acidurici 9a includes these proteins:
- the proC gene encoding pyrroline-5-carboxylate reductase: protein MYKIGFIGLGNMGYAIVKGLLSSEKGENIAFYDIDKSKQDSIVKELGIALRQSNVDVAKNSKYIILAIKPQFYSECLSEIKDSLDANSVIISIAPGITIDSLKDVFGKSAKIVRVMPNTPSLVSEGMSVLSFSKDNFSEEETEDIKNIFKSCGEIEIIEEKFMDAIVPISGSSPAYIYMMIEALADGGVLLGLPRKLSYKLAAQSVLGSAKMVLETETHPGELKDAVCSPGGTTIEAVAKLEEKGFRSSIIEAMISAYDKTKKLK from the coding sequence ATGTATAAAATAGGTTTTATTGGTTTAGGTAATATGGGATATGCAATTGTTAAAGGTCTTCTCTCATCTGAAAAAGGCGAAAATATAGCTTTTTATGATATAGACAAATCAAAACAAGATAGTATAGTTAAAGAACTAGGTATCGCCTTACGTCAAAGTAATGTTGATGTTGCTAAAAACTCTAAGTATATTATATTAGCTATAAAACCACAATTTTATAGTGAATGTTTGTCTGAAATAAAAGATTCTTTAGATGCTAATTCTGTAATAATAAGCATAGCACCTGGAATTACAATAGACAGCTTAAAAGATGTATTTGGTAAAAGTGCTAAAATAGTAAGAGTTATGCCTAATACCCCATCTCTAGTTTCTGAAGGTATGAGCGTACTATCATTTTCAAAAGATAATTTTAGTGAAGAAGAAACTGAAGATATAAAAAATATTTTTAAATCTTGTGGTGAGATAGAGATTATAGAAGAAAAATTCATGGATGCCATAGTTCCTATCTCTGGCAGTTCACCTGCTTATATATATATGATGATAGAAGCTTTAGCAGATGGTGGAGTACTTCTTGGATTACCTAGAAAACTATCATATAAATTAGCTGCTCAGTCAGTCTTAGGTTCTGCCAAAATGGTTTTAGAAACTGAGACTCATCCTGGTGAGCTTAAAGATGCTGTTTGTTCTCCTGGTGGAACTACAATAGAAGCAGTTGCAAAGCTTGAAGAAAAAGGATTTAGAAGTTCTATAATTGAAGCCATGATTTCTGCTTACGACAAGACAAAAAAATTAAAATAA
- a CDS encoding ABC transporter ATP-binding protein, translating into MLKIDDLHVYYGGIHALKGISFEVKEGQIVTLIGSNGAGKTTTLRSISNLVKGKGSIKYNGEEIIGKASEKIVKDALIHVPEGRRVFTALNVEENLFMGAYLRNDTDGIQKDLTYVYKLFPRLKERAKQMAGTLSGGEQQMLAIGRAIMSKPKLLMLDEPSMGLAPIVVSEIFEAVKELNKEGLTVLLVEQNANIALKVADKAYVIETGEIVLEGNAKDLLSDDRVRKAYLGED; encoded by the coding sequence ATGCTAAAGATAGATGATCTACACGTATATTATGGAGGTATTCATGCTTTAAAAGGAATATCATTTGAAGTAAAAGAAGGGCAAATCGTTACCTTAATAGGAAGTAATGGTGCAGGTAAAACTACTACATTAAGATCAATATCTAACTTAGTTAAAGGAAAAGGAAGCATTAAGTATAATGGAGAAGAAATAATAGGTAAGGCTTCTGAGAAGATAGTTAAAGATGCACTTATACATGTACCAGAAGGAAGACGTGTATTTACAGCACTTAATGTAGAGGAAAATTTATTTATGGGTGCATATTTAAGAAATGATACAGACGGTATTCAAAAAGACTTAACGTATGTATATAAACTATTTCCAAGACTTAAAGAAAGAGCGAAACAGATGGCTGGAACACTAAGTGGAGGAGAACAGCAAATGTTAGCTATAGGAAGAGCTATAATGTCAAAACCAAAATTACTTATGCTAGATGAACCATCAATGGGATTAGCACCTATAGTAGTATCAGAAATATTTGAAGCAGTAAAGGAATTAAACAAAGAAGGATTAACAGTGTTATTAGTTGAACAAAATGCTAATATAGCTCTTAAAGTTGCAGATAAGGCATATGTTATTGAAACTGGTGAAATTGTATTAGAGGGAAATGCCAAGGATCTTTTATCTGATGATAGAGTTAGAAAGGCATACTTAGGCGAAGATTAG
- a CDS encoding NUDIX hydrolase codes for MSSIDNLYKLKNREAKIIGNKRDCSVLLPLIRVDNEWNILFQVRSKRLNFQPGDISLPGGKRDGNETNLETAIRETEEELNISRDNIEILGGIDYMVMPYNITIYGYVGIIRDIRVEDINYSKDEVDHIFTVPLEFFLKNAPRKYSLKLDMIFDVNFPHDEIENGEKYKWKKREEVVPFYKYKNYTIWGITATFVDNFISILNN; via the coding sequence ATGAGTAGTATAGACAATTTATATAAGTTAAAGAATAGAGAGGCTAAAATAATAGGTAATAAAAGAGACTGTTCTGTTTTACTGCCATTAATAAGAGTGGATAATGAATGGAATATACTATTTCAAGTTAGATCAAAGAGATTAAATTTCCAACCAGGAGATATTAGTTTGCCTGGAGGAAAGAGAGATGGTAACGAGACAAATTTAGAAACAGCAATTCGAGAGACTGAAGAGGAATTAAATATTAGTAGAGATAATATAGAGATATTAGGTGGAATAGACTATATGGTAATGCCATATAATATAACTATATACGGATATGTCGGAATAATAAGAGATATAAGAGTAGAAGATATAAACTACAGTAAAGATGAAGTAGATCATATATTTACAGTTCCATTGGAATTTTTCTTAAAAAACGCACCTAGAAAGTATAGTCTGAAGCTAGATATGATATTTGATGTAAATTTTCCACATGATGAAATTGAAAATGGTGAAAAATATAAATGGAAAAAAAGAGAAGAAGTAGTTCCTTTTTATAAATATAAGAACTATACTATTTGGGGAATTACAGCTACATTTGTTGACAATTTTATAAGTATACTAAATAATTAA
- a CDS encoding MATE family efflux transporter encodes MDRSKQLGESPVGKLLLSFSVPAIIGMVVNAFYNIVDRIFIGHYVGGLGLAGVAVSYPIMIIVMAFGMLIGVGATSIISIRLGEGRNEDAEKVFGNAFFLLIIIPVLLSAFCLLFLDQILGLFGASENILPLAKEYLSIILYGSIFQVIGFGMNNFIRSEGSPRIAMMTMLIGAIINIVLDYVFIVIFNMGMKGAALATIIGQAASAIWVLKYFLFGQSLLKLRKENLKLKSEIVTHILSLGSAQFFSQIANSAIILIINRSLASYGGDIAISAYAIINSIAIFLVMPLFGINQGAQPIIGYNFGAKNYDRVKKTLSLAIIAATIIVVLGFIVIMAFPQLLVSMFSKGDSELTKVTITGLRVFLAALPVIGFQIISSNYFQATGKPKHALFLSLSRQVIVLIPAVLILPRFFGLAGVWAAGPVSDFISSLLTMIFLAIDMRLLNRQTKIS; translated from the coding sequence ATGGATCGTTCAAAACAACTAGGAGAATCTCCTGTAGGTAAGCTTTTATTAAGTTTCTCTGTACCTGCAATTATAGGTATGGTAGTAAATGCTTTTTACAATATTGTAGATAGAATATTTATAGGCCATTATGTCGGTGGTTTAGGATTAGCAGGTGTTGCAGTTTCATATCCAATAATGATAATTGTAATGGCATTTGGTATGCTTATAGGTGTTGGTGCAACATCGATTATTTCAATTAGACTTGGTGAAGGTAGAAATGAAGATGCTGAAAAAGTATTTGGTAATGCTTTCTTCCTTTTAATCATTATTCCTGTATTACTTTCTGCTTTTTGTTTACTGTTCCTTGACCAAATTTTAGGTCTATTTGGTGCTAGTGAAAACATCTTGCCTTTAGCTAAAGAATATCTCAGCATAATACTTTATGGATCAATATTTCAAGTTATAGGCTTTGGTATGAATAACTTTATTCGTTCAGAAGGAAGTCCTAGAATAGCAATGATGACTATGTTAATAGGAGCCATCATCAATATAGTTTTAGATTATGTGTTCATAGTTATTTTTAATATGGGTATGAAAGGTGCTGCATTAGCTACTATAATAGGTCAAGCTGCTTCTGCCATCTGGGTACTTAAATACTTTTTATTTGGTCAAAGCTTATTGAAATTAAGAAAAGAGAACTTAAAATTAAAGTCAGAAATAGTTACTCATATACTTTCATTAGGTTCTGCTCAATTTTTTTCTCAAATAGCTAATAGTGCTATTATTCTTATAATTAATAGATCTTTAGCATCATATGGTGGAGATATAGCTATATCAGCTTATGCAATAATAAATAGTATAGCCATATTCCTTGTTATGCCACTATTTGGTATAAATCAAGGTGCTCAGCCTATTATAGGTTACAACTTTGGAGCTAAAAATTATGATAGAGTCAAGAAAACATTAAGCTTAGCAATTATAGCTGCTACAATTATTGTGGTTCTTGGGTTTATAGTTATAATGGCGTTTCCACAACTATTAGTATCTATGTTCAGTAAAGGAGATAGTGAGCTAACTAAAGTTACTATAACAGGACTTAGAGTTTTCTTAGCTGCACTTCCAGTTATAGGTTTCCAAATAATAAGTTCAAACTACTTCCAAGCGACTGGTAAACCTAAACATGCTCTATTTCTAAGTCTTTCAAGACAAGTTATAGTTCTTATCCCTGCGGTACTTATACTTCCTAGATTCTTTGGACTAGCAGGTGTATGGGCAGCAGGTCCAGTATCAGACTTTATATCATCTTTATTGACTATGATATTTTTAGCTATAGATATGAGACTTTTAAATAGACAAACTAAAATATCTTAA
- the yfcE gene encoding phosphodiesterase encodes MKILFLSDIHGSIHYLEKGIDIYEKENAQYIVILGDALYHGPRNPLPKDYNPKEVASLLNKYKDKIVAVRGNCDSEVDQMMLEYPIMADYGVLFYNGKRIYITHGHIYNKDNLPNICEGDILAYGHTHVPLAEKYNGIYVLNPGSITLPKENNPNSYGILENNLFEVKDLEGNILKSIKIS; translated from the coding sequence TTGAAAATATTATTTTTATCAGATATACATGGTTCGATACACTATTTAGAAAAAGGCATAGATATATATGAGAAAGAAAATGCACAATATATAGTAATATTAGGAGATGCGTTATATCATGGACCAAGAAATCCACTTCCAAAAGACTATAACCCAAAGGAAGTAGCATCACTACTAAATAAATATAAAGATAAAATAGTTGCAGTAAGAGGAAATTGTGATAGTGAAGTAGACCAAATGATGCTAGAATATCCTATTATGGCTGACTATGGAGTTCTATTTTATAATGGAAAAAGAATATATATAACTCATGGACACATATACAATAAAGATAATCTACCTAATATATGTGAAGGAGACATATTAGCTTATGGACACACTCATGTACCTTTAGCAGAAAAATATAATGGTATATATGTACTTAATCCGGGATCGATAACACTACCAAAAGAAAATAACCCTAACTCTTACGGGATATTAGAAAACAATTTATTTGAAGTTAAGGATCTAGAAGGGAATATACTAAAGTCCATTAAAATAAGCTAA
- a CDS encoding branched-chain amino acid ABC transporter permease — translation MENLVGVLIRITIYAVILFIGIKIMSKFFDWGTAKYTGLNKKSRKTLGIIFGVALLLWPIITSGNPYFLRTSIIVLLYVVLALSLNLILGFAGQLSMGHVAFYAIGAYTTALLTVSFNVPISIAFIASAIMAGIFGLLIGIPILRLKGDYLAIATIGFAEILRLVLINWTSFTKGPAGIPSVPYPSIFGIVIKHNIGYFYIILIMAAITVFISSRLLNSRLGRGLVAIKDDEIAAEAMGIDPSHLKILVFVLGAAIAGTAGSFFASFIHYVNPDNFVYMESVTILTMVVLGGVGSIPGVIVGAAILAILPEALRDISSYRYAIYGLLLVMMMITRPQGMISSDSLKKGGKK, via the coding sequence ATGGAGAATTTAGTAGGTGTATTAATTAGAATAACAATTTATGCAGTCATACTCTTTATTGGAATTAAGATAATGTCTAAATTCTTTGACTGGGGTACTGCTAAATATACAGGATTGAATAAAAAATCAAGAAAAACTTTGGGAATTATATTTGGAGTAGCATTATTATTATGGCCAATAATTACTTCGGGCAATCCTTATTTCTTAAGAACGAGTATAATAGTTTTACTATATGTAGTATTAGCTTTAAGTTTAAACTTAATACTAGGATTTGCAGGACAGCTTTCAATGGGACACGTTGCATTCTATGCAATAGGAGCATACACAACTGCACTACTTACAGTTAGCTTCAATGTACCGATCTCAATAGCATTTATAGCAAGTGCTATTATGGCGGGAATATTTGGTCTACTGATAGGAATACCTATTCTGAGACTTAAAGGAGACTACTTAGCAATCGCTACAATAGGATTTGCAGAGATACTAAGACTAGTATTGATTAACTGGACTTCATTCACAAAAGGACCAGCAGGAATACCATCAGTGCCTTATCCATCGATATTTGGAATTGTTATAAAACATAATATCGGATACTTTTATATAATTTTAATTATGGCTGCAATTACAGTATTTATATCAAGTCGTTTATTAAATTCAAGACTTGGAAGAGGACTTGTAGCTATTAAGGATGATGAAATAGCAGCTGAAGCTATGGGTATAGATCCTAGTCATTTAAAAATACTAGTATTTGTACTAGGAGCAGCTATAGCTGGAACTGCCGGAAGTTTCTTTGCTTCATTTATACACTATGTAAATCCAGATAACTTTGTTTATATGGAATCAGTAACTATTCTTACTATGGTTGTACTAGGTGGAGTGGGAAGTATACCTGGAGTTATAGTAGGTGCAGCTATATTAGCGATACTACCAGAAGCATTAAGAGATATATCATCATATAGATATGCTATATATGGATTACTTCTAGTAATGATGATGATAACAAGACCACAGGGTATGATTAGTAGTGACAGCTTAAAGAAAGGGGGCAAAAAATAA
- a CDS encoding ABC transporter ATP-binding protein, with product MNILETKGMTKSFGGLTAVNDVDFHIKEGEIVSLIGPNGAGKTTFFNLITGIYEPTKGEVTFLGKKLEKSKPHEITKLGIGRTFQNIRLFSTMSVLENVMVGQYCRTKSNLVDAIFKTKNFKEEEAKVKEKALEILDFLDLTKFKDEIATSLPYGHQRRVEVARAISTGPKLILLDEPAAGMNSGEKVEMTNLIKKIRDKGYTILVIEHDIKLVMNISDRIYVLDYGNKIAEGLPQEIQRNEKVISAYLGQGGDE from the coding sequence ATGAATATACTTGAAACAAAAGGAATGACAAAATCATTTGGTGGACTAACAGCTGTAAATGATGTAGATTTTCACATTAAAGAAGGCGAAATAGTTAGTCTAATAGGGCCTAATGGAGCAGGTAAGACCACTTTCTTTAACTTGATAACTGGTATATATGAACCTACAAAAGGAGAAGTAACTTTTCTAGGTAAAAAATTAGAAAAATCAAAGCCCCATGAGATAACTAAACTGGGAATAGGAAGAACTTTTCAAAATATAAGATTATTTAGTACTATGAGTGTTTTAGAAAATGTAATGGTAGGACAGTACTGTAGAACTAAATCAAATTTAGTAGATGCTATATTTAAAACAAAGAATTTTAAAGAAGAGGAAGCTAAAGTAAAAGAAAAAGCGTTAGAAATTTTAGACTTTTTAGATTTAACAAAGTTTAAAGATGAAATTGCTACTAGCTTACCTTATGGACATCAAAGAAGAGTAGAGGTAGCAAGAGCAATTTCTACAGGTCCAAAGCTTATACTATTAGATGAACCTGCTGCTGGTATGAATAGCGGGGAAAAAGTAGAGATGACTAATCTTATTAAAAAAATACGTGATAAAGGCTATACAATACTGGTCATAGAACATGATATAAAATTAGTAATGAATATCTCGGACAGAATATATGTTCTTGATTATGGTAATAAGATAGCAGAAGGTCTTCCACAAGAGATACAACGTAATGAAAAAGTTATCTCAGCCTACTTAGGACAAGGAGGAGATGAATAA
- a CDS encoding AAA domain-containing protein codes for MLSIYRDRLINISTRNRTLLLKKLYKKVAFDLKSLEKANGQNFCERLLKLLTERYDGKIKILSPPYDENISALYEDLKKLYKENNSIQREKGSHDLCIGYPFVEGKFKDGTLVKAPLLLFPVSLKIENDEVFLQSINDEYININKTFIMGFKKYNEIKLRDFELEFEELTDVDILNWIAEYLSENGIFIDKENDISCIEEFKEINNSNTSTYELGELILKNNIVIGQFPNSTSSIYDDYIELINRNSSNRLINNLIHNDAKGTGEKSFSRENKESKRIRVNQENNYFVTELDYSQEKAIIVSEKSEELVIYGPPGTGKSQVIVNLIVDNLAKGKKILMVSQKKAALDVVYNRLLKLELDNRVANIESPNTDRQKLFNKINSILENQERYFRDKYNIQFNKVSQDIESELEKLEKLSDVLNKSTSFGLTLNQLYTKSTNKYKYYIEILGDNFNEFKDINSTELEEILNNIDRISRYLKYDSNNLVLKNRKKFGDLQEIEKDRIISLVERIKRYAEEYNGEKLKDSSIVYIENLIEDKQIDTSYLSKKLSEDLELISNTSNLLDDKHTKNLNKLLQLSKVVKKKRIWTLRYWKSRRELKQRVKGYSIKNIIECIDETAKINSEILKIKSEFGINDISYTSNKKEIISKIESYIKSIETVELLTKEVYILEKYFNEDLLELLTSNILKNNKWKELLEDIQSIISTDFEQIKILDYLKDKLSDKEKLLMKFCMEEYEWNDKEDIDLSKAIRNTIYLKHIEYIELENKEILNSIDNPDEIKVKIENLLESKRKLVPEVIIDKLNNDIEDGTNYSDMKYEVDKKRNKMSLRKFIHTFQSSGLLNLLPCWLVTPEAVSSVLPLKEGIFDVVIFDEASQMFIENSIPSVYRAKSVVIAGDDKQLQPNDLYQVKMDNEEYIEDDEKYISKISTEVKSLLELAKYKYESVTLNYHYRSMYEELINFSNYAFYNGKIEVVPNINKSQYSSPIERIKIDGKWIDRKNIKEAEEVVQLIKKILLDRENNETVGIITFNSSQQECIEEMLDREILRDIEFGAVYRKELERKEGNEYKGIFIKNIENVQGDERDIIIFSIGYAPNEEGRVVRNFGSLTMKSGENRLNVAISRARKKIYVITSIEPEELGYVDNLSKGAILLKKYLQYVRAVSNDNKEEARDILYSLDTIERTQKDIIHFDSPFEEEVYEALVNIGLKVQTQVGASSYRIDMAIYDEDRSEYILGIECDGATYHSSKSARERDIYRQRFLESRGWTIHRIWSRDWWKNKQVEVEKIKMKLESLKN; via the coding sequence ATGTTGTCTATATACAGAGATAGACTTATAAATATAAGCACCAGAAATAGAACACTATTATTAAAAAAACTTTATAAAAAAGTAGCTTTTGATTTAAAGTCATTAGAAAAGGCAAATGGGCAAAATTTTTGTGAAAGACTACTAAAGCTACTTACAGAAAGATATGATGGAAAGATAAAGATACTATCACCACCTTATGACGAAAATATATCTGCACTCTATGAAGACTTAAAGAAACTTTATAAGGAAAACAACTCTATTCAAAGAGAAAAAGGGAGCCATGATCTGTGTATAGGGTATCCATTTGTGGAAGGAAAATTTAAGGATGGTACGCTTGTAAAAGCACCTCTTCTACTTTTTCCAGTAAGTTTAAAGATAGAAAATGATGAAGTATTTTTACAAAGTATAAATGATGAATATATAAATATAAATAAAACATTTATAATGGGCTTTAAAAAATATAATGAAATAAAACTTAGAGATTTTGAACTAGAGTTTGAAGAGTTAACAGATGTGGATATACTGAACTGGATAGCAGAGTATTTATCTGAAAATGGAATATTTATAGATAAAGAAAATGATATATCGTGCATAGAAGAATTTAAGGAGATAAATAACTCAAACACTTCAACATACGAACTAGGAGAACTTATTTTAAAAAACAATATAGTAATAGGTCAATTTCCTAATTCAACAAGCTCTATATATGATGATTATATAGAACTTATAAACAGAAATAGCAGTAATAGATTGATAAACAACTTAATTCATAATGATGCTAAAGGAACTGGAGAAAAAAGCTTTAGTAGAGAAAATAAAGAATCAAAAAGAATTAGAGTGAATCAAGAAAATAACTACTTTGTAACTGAACTAGATTATAGTCAGGAGAAAGCAATAATAGTTAGTGAAAAAAGTGAGGAACTAGTAATATATGGTCCACCTGGAACTGGAAAGTCACAAGTAATAGTAAATCTAATAGTAGACAATTTAGCTAAAGGTAAGAAGATACTAATGGTGTCTCAAAAAAAAGCTGCACTAGATGTTGTATATAATAGACTACTAAAACTAGAATTAGACAATAGAGTTGCAAATATAGAGTCTCCTAATACAGATAGACAAAAACTATTTAATAAGATTAATAGTATATTAGAGAATCAAGAAAGATATTTTAGAGATAAGTATAATATTCAGTTTAATAAAGTATCTCAAGACATAGAAAGTGAGTTAGAAAAACTAGAGAAACTATCAGATGTTTTAAACAAAAGTACTAGCTTTGGTTTAACTTTAAATCAGTTATATACTAAAAGTACAAATAAATATAAATATTATATAGAGATATTAGGTGACAATTTTAATGAATTTAAAGACATAAATAGTACAGAACTTGAAGAAATACTTAATAATATAGATCGAATATCAAGATATTTAAAGTACGACTCTAATAATTTAGTATTAAAGAATAGAAAAAAATTTGGAGATCTTCAGGAAATAGAAAAAGATAGAATTATAAGTCTTGTGGAAAGAATAAAAAGATATGCAGAAGAATATAATGGTGAGAAATTGAAGGATAGTAGTATAGTTTATATTGAAAATTTAATAGAAGATAAACAAATAGATACCTCTTACCTCTCTAAAAAGCTAAGTGAGGACTTAGAGTTAATTAGTAATACTAGTAATCTTTTAGATGACAAGCATACTAAAAACTTGAATAAACTACTACAGCTTAGTAAGGTAGTTAAGAAAAAAAGAATATGGACACTTAGATACTGGAAAAGTAGAAGAGAACTAAAGCAGAGAGTAAAAGGATATAGTATAAAAAATATAATAGAGTGTATAGATGAGACTGCTAAAATTAATAGTGAGATATTAAAAATAAAAAGCGAATTTGGTATTAATGATATAAGCTATACTAGCAATAAAAAAGAAATAATATCAAAAATAGAAAGTTATATAAAAAGCATAGAGACTGTAGAACTACTTACTAAAGAAGTATATATATTAGAAAAGTATTTTAATGAAGACCTATTAGAACTTTTAACTAGTAATATATTAAAAAATAATAAGTGGAAAGAGTTGCTTGAGGATATACAAAGTATAATATCTACAGACTTTGAGCAAATAAAAATTTTAGATTATTTAAAAGATAAACTTTCTGATAAAGAAAAGCTTTTAATGAAATTTTGTATGGAAGAATATGAATGGAATGATAAAGAAGATATCGACCTTTCCAAAGCTATAAGAAATACTATATATTTGAAGCATATAGAATATATAGAGTTAGAAAATAAGGAAATTTTAAATTCAATAGATAATCCGGATGAAATCAAAGTAAAAATAGAAAATTTATTAGAAAGTAAAAGAAAGTTAGTTCCCGAGGTCATCATAGATAAACTAAATAATGACATAGAAGATGGAACTAACTATAGTGATATGAAATACGAAGTAGATAAAAAAAGAAACAAAATGAGTTTAAGAAAGTTTATTCATACATTTCAGAGCAGTGGACTTCTAAATCTGCTACCATGCTGGTTGGTAACTCCAGAAGCAGTATCAAGTGTATTACCTTTAAAAGAAGGAATATTTGATGTAGTAATATTTGATGAAGCATCACAAATGTTTATTGAGAATAGTATACCTTCTGTATACAGAGCTAAAAGTGTAGTAATAGCAGGAGACGATAAACAGTTACAACCGAATGACTTATATCAAGTAAAGATGGACAATGAAGAATATATCGAAGATGATGAAAAGTATATTTCTAAAATAAGTACAGAAGTTAAAAGTTTATTAGAACTAGCAAAGTATAAGTATGAGAGTGTTACTTTGAACTATCACTATAGATCTATGTATGAGGAACTTATAAATTTTTCAAACTATGCTTTTTATAATGGAAAGATAGAAGTAGTTCCTAATATAAATAAGAGTCAGTATTCCTCGCCTATAGAAAGAATAAAAATAGATGGAAAGTGGATAGATAGGAAAAATATAAAAGAAGCTGAGGAAGTAGTACAGTTGATTAAAAAGATACTGTTAGACAGGGAAAATAACGAAACTGTAGGTATTATTACTTTTAACTCTAGCCAACAAGAGTGTATAGAAGAGATGCTAGATAGAGAAATTTTAAGAGATATAGAATTTGGAGCTGTGTATAGAAAAGAATTAGAAAGAAAAGAAGGAAATGAATATAAAGGTATTTTTATAAAAAATATAGAAAATGTCCAAGGTGATGAAAGAGATATAATTATATTTTCTATAGGATATGCACCAAATGAAGAAGGACGAGTAGTGAGAAACTTTGGAAGTCTCACTATGAAATCAGGAGAAAACAGACTAAATGTTGCCATAAGTAGAGCTAGGAAAAAAATATATGTAATAACTTCTATAGAACCAGAAGAGCTGGGCTATGTAGATAACTTAAGTAAAGGTGCTATACTACTAAAAAAATATCTACAGTATGTAAGAGCAGTATCAAATGATAATAAAGAAGAAGCTAGAGATATATTATACTCACTAGATACTATAGAAAGAACACAAAAAGATATAATTCACTTTGATAGTCCTTTTGAAGAAGAAGTATATGAGGCGTTAGTTAATATTGGACTAAAAGTTCAGACTCAAGTGGGAGCATCTAGCTATAGAATTGACATGGCAATATATGATGAGGATAGATCTGAATATATACTTGGAATAGAATGTGATGGTGCAACGTATCATAGCTCTAAATCTGCTAGGGAAAGGGACATATATAGACAAAGATTTTTAGAAAGCAGAGGTTGGACAATCCATAGAATATGGAGCAGAGATTGGTGGAAGAATAAGCAGGTAGAAGTAGAAAAAATAAAAATGAAACTAGAGTCTTTAAAAAATTAA
- a CDS encoding SLC13 family permease, translated as MVFIISLVLAILSCFFNTPRIDSIDFKVIILLFNLMIVVKAFEKYSLLDYIAIKILSRFKTERSIGMMIVLTTGLLSSVITNDVGLITLVPITILIAKKSNFDPGWIIILQTLAANIGSSLTPMGNPQNLFLYEFFDISLKDFFVITGVFVALGFIWLFILNLKNKNIKLDLDLKSVNLSNTKVIIYYLFLFLIIILSIFRIVDYRLAFIITLISFIILDKKLFLKVDYLLLLTFVCFFVFIDNISNIDNIRLFFSNVLVDDKSVLVYSSLISQFISNVPAAILISSFTSDFRSLLLGVSIGGMGTLIASLANLISYKIYIKEYKDSNYLLTFHIVNFLSLGLFLLLGLFIV; from the coding sequence TTGGTATTTATCATATCCTTGGTTTTAGCTATATTATCTTGTTTCTTTAATACACCTAGAATAGATAGTATAGATTTTAAAGTAATTATACTTTTATTTAATCTGATGATAGTAGTAAAAGCTTTTGAGAAATATAGTTTATTAGATTATATTGCTATTAAAATTTTATCTAGATTCAAGACTGAAAGAAGCATAGGTATGATGATTGTATTAACTACCGGTCTACTTTCTAGCGTTATAACTAATGACGTAGGGCTTATTACTCTAGTCCCTATAACTATACTCATAGCTAAAAAATCTAATTTTGATCCTGGATGGATTATAATCCTTCAAACACTCGCAGCTAATATAGGTAGTAGCCTTACTCCAATGGGTAATCCTCAGAATCTTTTTCTATATGAATTCTTTGACATAAGTTTAAAAGATTTCTTTGTAATAACTGGTGTCTTTGTTGCATTAGGATTTATTTGGCTATTTATTTTAAATCTAAAGAATAAAAACATTAAATTAGATTTAGATTTGAAGTCAGTTAATTTAAGTAATACTAAGGTTATAATCTATTATTTATTTCTATTCTTAATAATAATTTTGTCTATATTTAGAATAGTAGACTACAGATTAGCCTTTATTATAACTTTAATTTCCTTTATAATTTTAGATAAGAAGTTGTTTCTTAAAGTCGATTATTTACTTTTACTTACTTTCGTATGTTTCTTTGTGTTTATAGATAATATCTCTAATATAGATAATATAAGATTGTTTTTTTCTAATGTTTTAGTCGATGATAAAAGTGTTTTAGTATATTCTTCATTGATATCACAATTTATAAGTAATGTTCCTGCTGCTATACTTATTTCATCATTTACTTCCGATTTTAGATCTCTGTTACTTGGTGTGAGTATTGGTGGCATGGGAACACTAATAGCTTCTTTAGCTAACTTGATATCCTATAAGATATATATAAAAGAATATAAAGATTCTAATTATCTTTTAACTTTTCATATAGTTAATTTTTTAAGTTTAGGTTTGTTTCTACTATTAGGATTATTTATTGTTTAA